From Pseudomonas sp. LS1212, the proteins below share one genomic window:
- a CDS encoding glycosyltransferase, whose amino-acid sequence MSPMPLVTIAIAAQQPYGFSRALRSALSQQYENLEVLVCDDSQGGEIRAMVEQIRAQSSVPVRYLANALPLGLGANLQQCVEQSRGEFIKILHDEDWLFDSNVSLLAKVLVDYPDVTVAASQRYLVDSSDRVLPTKVENAGFIFADTLLNGSDLLNLFEVNDTDLIGSLSNTLLRRAQVVPIIAALTIPGESFQVILDHMMVVCLLRKGNLVLLNQVLGAQRYEPLRISRLSDWQALKSREMSIARELLAARGGKSASAGNLDIRHIALLDMPVQESEREYEPLPLIRLMAVQQDTLMEYVGTYSRTYDEVYAQWLESKDFSSAQRAALPGRIEKWSSKAGFVVVVIDDQRACELQSTLHSLAAQSYAAVATLVLSVNCHAPEVVGNTLYVPLSSDWPTQLNQLLGEVDGYDWFYLLRAGDSLVEHALLLLAERIAERPHMQACYSDEDFLDGECYRDPVFKPDFNLDLLRSYPYVGRTLVFSREMFIELGGFSPGLSELSPHDLLWRIVECKGLQAIEHIAQVLVHCRQSYSQWLSLPDVSSQSAGLVSRHLNRMGLAHELLPGGFALVNRIRYAHGVQPIVSIVIVSQGRLSRLQNCLDSLMERTQYAAYEIVIVAAANESRQSRSWLQGIAALGSDQLSVVWADQVHDTLAKRINVGARQARGEYLLMLSQDCGVIDGSWLAEMMNHGQRSEVGIVGAKLFNQAGTVEHAGLIFGLGGVAGPAFKGEQPNSPGYMHRLSVVQNYGAVSGACLLVRKALFDKLGGLDEGLQQGVGVEVDLCLRAHEAGYLTVWTPYAKLLLRAAPANESTQVSAPDSIADTEKLTLTKWAPKLARDPAYNPNLTLGGTGFSLSATPRLGWQPFASSPVLRVLGLPVNKGAVGHYRLINPLTELERQGQVEGVLHYRTPQILEIERMAPDVIIFQGRYSAGPVEGMATIKASTRAFNVFELDDYLLDIPAQNEHKRYLSKDLRESLKKGVGLCDRLVVSTEPLADVMREMNQDIRVVPNMLAPQLWDGLQSLRRTTRKPRVGWGGGTSHTGDLMLIAEVVKQLAEEVDWVFFGMCPAQLLPYVHEFHPTVPLDLYPRKLASLNLDLALAPLEQHVFNDCKSNLRLLEYGACGYPVICSDTKAYRGNLPATRIAGNSTNEWVEAIRMHLADRDASDRMGDGLREAVMRDFVLRGDCLQQWLQAWRP is encoded by the coding sequence ATGAGCCCGATGCCTCTCGTCACTATCGCTATTGCGGCCCAGCAACCTTACGGTTTCAGCCGTGCGTTGCGCAGCGCGTTGAGCCAGCAGTATGAAAACCTTGAGGTGTTGGTCTGCGATGACAGCCAGGGTGGCGAGATTCGGGCGATGGTCGAGCAGATCAGAGCGCAGTCAAGCGTGCCGGTGCGCTATCTGGCCAACGCGCTACCCCTGGGCCTGGGCGCCAACCTCCAGCAATGTGTCGAACAGTCACGTGGCGAGTTCATCAAGATTCTTCATGATGAGGATTGGTTGTTCGATAGCAATGTCAGTCTGCTGGCCAAGGTGCTGGTCGACTATCCCGATGTCACTGTTGCCGCCAGCCAGCGCTACCTGGTGGACTCATCGGACCGGGTGTTGCCAACCAAAGTAGAAAACGCGGGCTTTATCTTCGCTGATACATTGCTCAATGGCTCAGACTTACTGAATCTGTTTGAAGTCAACGACACGGATCTGATTGGCAGTTTAAGCAACACGTTGCTGCGGCGCGCGCAGGTTGTCCCCATCATTGCTGCGCTGACGATACCTGGCGAAAGCTTTCAGGTCATATTGGACCACATGATGGTGGTCTGTTTGTTGCGCAAGGGTAATCTGGTGCTATTGAACCAGGTGCTCGGCGCACAGCGTTATGAGCCATTGCGCATCAGCAGGCTGTCGGACTGGCAGGCCCTTAAATCACGTGAGATGAGCATTGCCCGTGAACTGCTGGCGGCCCGTGGGGGCAAGTCCGCTTCAGCGGGTAACCTGGATATCCGGCATATAGCGCTGCTCGATATGCCGGTCCAGGAATCGGAGCGTGAGTACGAGCCACTGCCGTTGATTCGTCTCATGGCGGTTCAACAAGACACCCTTATGGAGTATGTGGGGACCTACAGCCGTACTTACGATGAAGTCTATGCGCAGTGGCTCGAGTCCAAGGATTTCTCGAGCGCCCAGCGCGCGGCCCTGCCAGGCAGGATCGAAAAGTGGAGTTCAAAGGCAGGTTTTGTGGTGGTGGTCATCGATGACCAGCGTGCCTGCGAGTTGCAATCGACATTGCACAGCCTCGCCGCACAGAGTTATGCAGCGGTGGCGACGCTTGTGTTGTCGGTCAACTGCCATGCCCCTGAAGTCGTCGGCAATACGCTGTATGTGCCACTTTCATCCGATTGGCCGACGCAGCTCAATCAATTGTTGGGGGAGGTGGACGGCTACGACTGGTTCTACCTGTTGCGTGCTGGCGATAGTCTGGTTGAGCACGCCCTGTTATTGCTGGCTGAGCGTATCGCCGAGCGACCGCACATGCAGGCCTGCTATAGCGATGAGGATTTCCTGGACGGTGAGTGCTACCGCGATCCGGTATTCAAACCGGACTTCAACCTGGACCTGCTGCGCAGTTATCCCTATGTCGGGCGGACACTGGTGTTCAGCCGGGAAATGTTCATTGAGCTGGGTGGTTTCAGCCCCGGGCTGAGCGAGCTGAGCCCCCATGATTTGTTGTGGCGGATCGTCGAGTGCAAAGGGCTTCAGGCGATCGAGCATATTGCGCAGGTGCTCGTTCATTGCCGTCAATCCTACTCCCAATGGTTGAGCCTGCCTGACGTCAGCAGCCAAAGCGCCGGGCTGGTTTCGCGCCATCTCAATCGCATGGGGCTGGCTCATGAGCTGTTGCCTGGCGGGTTCGCCCTGGTCAATCGGATTCGCTACGCCCATGGCGTACAACCCATTGTATCGATTGTCATTGTCAGTCAGGGGCGTTTGAGTCGTCTGCAAAACTGCCTCGATAGCTTAATGGAGCGCACGCAGTACGCTGCCTACGAGATTGTGATCGTCGCCGCTGCGAATGAGTCCCGCCAGAGCCGGAGCTGGTTGCAAGGCATCGCAGCGCTGGGAAGCGATCAATTGAGCGTGGTTTGGGCAGATCAGGTGCATGACACACTGGCCAAGCGAATCAATGTCGGGGCTCGACAGGCACGCGGCGAGTACCTCTTGATGCTCAGCCAGGACTGCGGCGTTATCGACGGCAGTTGGCTGGCGGAGATGATGAACCACGGCCAGCGCAGTGAAGTGGGTATCGTGGGCGCCAAACTGTTCAACCAGGCCGGCACCGTGGAGCATGCCGGGCTGATCTTTGGTCTGGGCGGCGTAGCGGGACCGGCATTCAAAGGCGAACAACCCAATAGCCCCGGTTACATGCATCGGCTTAGCGTCGTGCAGAACTATGGCGCTGTCAGCGGTGCCTGTCTGCTGGTTCGCAAAGCGCTGTTCGATAAGCTCGGCGGGCTCGATGAAGGATTGCAGCAGGGGGTCGGTGTCGAAGTGGACCTCTGTCTTCGCGCGCATGAGGCAGGCTATCTGACGGTTTGGACACCCTATGCAAAGTTGCTGCTGCGTGCGGCGCCGGCCAATGAATCGACTCAAGTCAGCGCCCCGGACTCGATCGCGGACACCGAAAAGCTGACGCTGACGAAATGGGCGCCGAAGTTGGCCCGCGATCCGGCTTACAACCCCAACCTGACGCTAGGCGGTACGGGCTTCAGCTTGAGCGCCACTCCCCGTCTGGGCTGGCAGCCTTTCGCGAGCAGTCCCGTCTTGAGAGTTCTCGGCTTGCCCGTCAACAAGGGGGCGGTTGGGCATTATCGTCTGATCAACCCACTGACCGAGCTCGAACGTCAGGGGCAAGTTGAAGGTGTCCTGCATTACCGAACGCCGCAGATCCTCGAAATCGAGCGCATGGCGCCCGACGTGATCATCTTTCAGGGGCGTTACAGTGCCGGGCCCGTCGAAGGAATGGCAACGATCAAGGCGAGCACGCGGGCGTTCAATGTTTTCGAACTGGATGATTATCTTTTGGACATCCCGGCGCAGAACGAGCACAAGCGTTACTTGAGCAAGGATCTCAGGGAAAGCTTGAAAAAGGGCGTCGGCCTGTGCGATCGATTGGTGGTCTCCACCGAGCCACTGGCCGACGTGATGCGCGAGATGAATCAGGATATTCGCGTGGTGCCGAACATGCTCGCGCCGCAGTTGTGGGATGGCCTTCAGAGCCTGCGCCGAACCACCCGCAAGCCTAGAGTCGGCTGGGGTGGCGGCACCAGTCATACCGGCGATCTGATGCTCATTGCCGAGGTGGTCAAGCAATTGGCCGAGGAGGTGGATTGGGTATTTTTCGGTATGTGTCCTGCGCAACTATTGCCCTACGTCCATGAGTTCCACCCGACGGTGCCGCTGGACCTGTACCCGCGCAAGCTTGCCAGTCTCAACCTGGATCTGGCGTTGGCACCGTTGGAGCAGCACGTTTTCAACGACTGCAAGAGTAATCTGCGCTTGCTGGAATACGGCGCCTGCGGCTATCCGGTGATTTGCAGTGATACGAAGGCGTATCGCGGCAATCTGCCAGCCACCCGGATCGCTGGCAACTCGACAAACGAGTGGGTAGAAGCGATCCGGATGCATCTGGCTGACCGCGATGCCAGCGACAGGATGGGGGACGGTCTGCGCGAAGCGGTAATGCGCGATTTTGTTCTGCGTGGCGATTGCCTTCAGCAGTGGCTGCAGGCCTGGCGGCCCTGA
- the vioA gene encoding dTDP-4-amino-4,6-dideoxy-D-glucose aminotransferase VioA — protein sequence MVKTTPVTSPLLPPLEEFIPYLEQIWKSKWLTNGGTYHQQLERELSEYLGVEHLCLFANGTLALVTALQALRITGEVITTPYSFVATAHSLLWNSVKPVFVDIDPHTFNLDPDRIEEAITPATTAIMPVHCYGIPCQVEAIERIADTYGLKVIYDAAHAFGVRQGGMSVLKHGDLSVLSFHATKVFNTFEGGAIICPDAKIKQRIDYLKNFGFADETTVMAPGINGKMNEVQAAFGVLQLRHIEKARATRQRIFERYRSALAKVPGVRMLAPGADVEWNYAYCPVLIDEQKFGISRDELYDVYRARDILVRRYFYPLISEFPMYRGLPSADITRLGNAFEVSRQVLCLPIFPDLAPEKQEEIIEILLGARAD from the coding sequence ATGGTCAAGACTACGCCCGTCACCAGCCCTTTACTGCCTCCTTTGGAGGAGTTCATTCCCTATCTGGAGCAGATATGGAAGAGCAAATGGCTGACCAATGGCGGCACCTACCATCAGCAGCTTGAGCGAGAGTTGAGCGAGTACCTGGGGGTGGAGCATCTGTGCCTGTTCGCCAATGGCACCCTGGCGCTGGTAACAGCGTTGCAAGCCTTGCGCATTACCGGCGAGGTCATCACAACCCCTTATTCTTTCGTGGCTACGGCGCATTCGCTGCTTTGGAACAGCGTAAAGCCGGTGTTCGTCGACATCGATCCGCACACCTTCAACCTTGATCCGGACCGGATCGAAGAAGCCATTACCCCGGCAACCACGGCGATCATGCCGGTCCACTGCTATGGCATTCCCTGTCAGGTCGAGGCGATTGAGCGCATTGCCGATACCTACGGCTTGAAAGTCATCTACGATGCCGCGCATGCGTTCGGTGTCCGCCAGGGTGGCATGAGTGTTCTCAAGCATGGCGATCTGTCGGTGCTCAGCTTTCATGCCACCAAAGTCTTCAACACCTTCGAGGGCGGCGCGATCATCTGCCCGGATGCGAAAATCAAGCAGCGTATCGACTACTTGAAAAACTTTGGCTTTGCCGACGAAACCACGGTCATGGCGCCGGGCATCAACGGCAAGATGAATGAAGTGCAGGCGGCTTTCGGTGTCCTGCAACTGCGTCATATCGAAAAGGCACGTGCAACGCGCCAACGGATTTTCGAGCGTTACCGCAGCGCCCTGGCCAAAGTACCCGGGGTACGAATGCTGGCGCCGGGGGCGGATGTCGAGTGGAATTACGCCTACTGCCCGGTGCTGATCGATGAGCAAAAGTTCGGCATCAGCCGCGACGAGCTGTATGACGTCTATCGCGCCCGTGACATTCTCGTGCGGCGCTATTTCTATCCGCTGATCAGCGAATTCCCCATGTACCGTGGCTTGCCGAGTGCCGATATCACTCGCTTGGGCAATGCTTTCGAGGTTTCCCGGCAAGTGCTTTGCCTACCGATCTTTCCGGACCTGGCGCCGGAGAAGCAGGAAGAGATCATTGAGATTCTTCTTGGCGCGCGGGCTGATTGA
- a CDS encoding WbqC family protein: MPAVQPVSKRIVLMQPYFLPYLGYFQLMAAADCFVIYDNVQFIKNGWIERNRYLLDGEAKWFGVPLGKSSHTRLILERQVSPLFDLDALLNRLDFAYRKAPRQRLMLDWLKALLSPAAANIAELNERLLRACCDLLGLQVPILRASELIENSRFSGEARVIEMVQALGGTHYLNPMGGKALYQQEHFGREGLMLEFLRPYLPAYPQGGRDFLPGLSILDALMFNEPAVVADWARQGVVERG; the protein is encoded by the coding sequence ATGCCAGCAGTCCAACCCGTTAGCAAACGCATCGTCTTGATGCAGCCTTATTTCCTGCCGTACCTGGGTTACTTCCAGCTCATGGCCGCTGCCGACTGCTTTGTGATCTACGACAATGTCCAGTTCATCAAGAATGGCTGGATCGAGCGCAATCGCTACCTGCTCGATGGGGAAGCGAAGTGGTTCGGCGTGCCGCTTGGCAAGAGCAGTCATACCCGTCTGATTCTGGAAAGGCAGGTCTCGCCATTATTTGACCTGGACGCGTTGCTGAACCGTCTCGACTTTGCCTACCGAAAGGCGCCTCGCCAGCGCCTGATGCTGGACTGGCTCAAGGCCTTGCTGTCACCGGCAGCGGCAAACATCGCCGAGCTCAATGAGCGACTGTTGCGCGCGTGTTGCGATCTTTTGGGGTTGCAGGTTCCTATCCTGCGCGCCAGCGAGTTGATCGAAAACAGTCGGTTCAGCGGTGAGGCGCGGGTCATTGAAATGGTTCAGGCCCTCGGCGGCACCCATTACCTCAACCCCATGGGTGGCAAGGCGCTCTACCAGCAGGAGCATTTTGGCCGTGAGGGTTTGATGCTGGAGTTTCTGCGGCCGTACTTGCCGGCTTATCCACAAGGAGGGCGGGATTTCCTGCCGGGCTTGTCCATCCTCGATGCGTTGATGTTCAACGAGCCTGCGGTGGTGGCCGACTGGGCGCGTCAGGGAGTAGTAGAGCGTGGCTGA
- a CDS encoding GNAT family N-acetyltransferase: MSIRGNRVLLRALELDDLPLLHRWSNDEALWSLLGGWHFPTSLDAQRDWLLRLKDDRLNQRFGIETVDHGLIGTANLVSIDWKNGTAEHGMMIGESDLRGQGYGVDTIATVMRYAFDELGLSRLDTTIIEYNEASLATYTRKCPWRVEGVQRKWYYRNGRRWDRYLVGVTCEDYRQWLEQAGESGPKA, from the coding sequence GTGAGTATTCGTGGCAATCGAGTCCTGCTGAGGGCGCTTGAGCTTGATGACCTGCCATTGCTGCATCGCTGGAGTAATGACGAGGCGCTCTGGTCATTGCTCGGCGGTTGGCATTTCCCGACCTCCCTTGACGCTCAGCGCGATTGGTTGCTGCGGCTCAAGGACGATCGGCTGAATCAGCGCTTCGGCATCGAGACTGTCGATCACGGCCTGATCGGTACCGCCAACCTGGTCAGCATCGACTGGAAAAACGGCACGGCCGAACATGGCATGATGATCGGCGAAAGCGACCTGAGAGGGCAGGGCTATGGCGTCGACACGATCGCTACGGTCATGCGCTATGCCTTCGACGAGCTGGGCCTGAGCCGCCTCGACACGACCATCATCGAGTACAACGAAGCCTCACTGGCCACCTATACGCGCAAGTGCCCATGGCGCGTGGAAGGTGTTCAGCGCAAGTGGTACTACCGCAACGGCCGACGCTGGGATCGTTATCTGGTTGGGGTCACCTGCGAGGATTACCGCCAATGGCTTGAACAGGCCGGTGAGTCGGGGCCAAAGGCATGA
- a CDS encoding phytanoyl-CoA dioxygenase family protein encodes MTDYWQSLRQNGFVCLPSLIDDALLEPLRDDLACAIETCRVVQQENGITQRTEQTAHHVLTHDSHFIELLERFSGWGITELLQRMLDGAVILNSFGGLNNLNSTNAYVRNVHRDVRSWSAESMQMAQALVLLDDFTQDNGATLFLPGSHHSAQRPDEAVFEREAVKALGRAGSIYLFDSRIWHAAGVNATNNPRRCLTLTFTRSFHKPQFDYCRALGEAFCLGQSPHVQQLLGWYARTPSTLHEWYQPEDQRFYRKSQG; translated from the coding sequence ATGACCGACTACTGGCAATCCTTGCGTCAGAACGGTTTCGTTTGTTTGCCGTCCCTGATCGACGACGCCTTGCTCGAACCGTTGCGAGACGACTTGGCTTGCGCCATCGAAACCTGTCGCGTGGTTCAGCAGGAGAACGGCATCACCCAGCGCACCGAGCAGACTGCGCACCATGTGCTGACCCATGACAGCCATTTCATCGAGCTGCTGGAGCGTTTTTCCGGCTGGGGTATTACCGAGCTGTTGCAACGCATGCTCGATGGGGCGGTGATCCTCAATTCTTTCGGTGGGCTGAACAATCTCAATTCCACCAATGCCTACGTTCGCAATGTTCACCGTGACGTGCGGTCCTGGTCGGCCGAATCCATGCAGATGGCCCAGGCGCTGGTGCTACTGGACGACTTTACCCAGGACAACGGCGCGACCCTGTTCCTCCCCGGCTCGCATCATTCGGCACAACGGCCCGATGAGGCCGTATTCGAACGCGAGGCGGTCAAGGCATTGGGGCGCGCCGGCTCCATCTACCTGTTCGACTCACGGATCTGGCACGCCGCCGGGGTCAACGCGACCAACAACCCGCGTCGCTGCCTGACCCTGACCTTCACTCGCAGTTTTCACAAGCCGCAGTTCGATTACTGCAGGGCCCTGGGCGAAGCGTTCTGCCTGGGGCAATCGCCGCACGTGCAGCAACTGCTGGGCTGGTATGCCCGTACACCTTCCACTCTTCACGAATGGTATCAGCCTGAAGACCAGCGCTTTTACCGTAAAAGCCAGGGATAA
- a CDS encoding bifunctional 2-polyprenyl-6-hydroxyphenol methylase/3-demethylubiquinol 3-O-methyltransferase UbiG has protein sequence MTARDYNQEFQDNNHRSYFYDFDGRLRRYMIDTFSPWLVNGPALEMGCFEGEFTQLFADRFDDLTVIEAASDLIEHTRARVPGSVKFVCSTFETAELDQRYDNIFLVHTLEHLDDRQAVLQRLSRWLTPGGRLFIAVPNANAPSRQIAVHMGLIEHNSAVTEGERLHGHRITYTLDRLEHEVRSAGWKVRHRGGVFFKPLANFQLDKGLQEGLIDDRYMDGCHALGMQYPELCASIFVVCEHAMATGVNA, from the coding sequence ATGACTGCCCGCGACTACAACCAGGAATTCCAGGACAACAACCACCGCAGTTATTTCTATGACTTCGATGGGCGTCTGCGCCGCTATATGATCGACACATTTTCACCTTGGCTGGTTAACGGGCCAGCGCTGGAAATGGGTTGTTTCGAGGGTGAGTTCACACAACTGTTCGCTGACCGCTTCGATGACCTGACAGTTATCGAAGCGGCCAGCGATCTCATCGAGCATACGCGCGCGCGCGTGCCGGGTTCGGTCAAGTTCGTCTGCAGCACATTCGAGACTGCCGAGTTGGACCAGCGTTACGACAATATCTTCCTGGTTCATACCCTTGAGCATCTCGATGATCGTCAGGCCGTGCTGCAACGCTTGAGCCGCTGGTTGACGCCAGGCGGCCGATTGTTCATAGCGGTGCCCAACGCCAATGCGCCGTCACGGCAGATTGCGGTCCACATGGGGCTGATCGAGCACAACAGCGCCGTCACCGAAGGCGAGCGCCTGCATGGTCACCGGATCACCTACACCCTGGACCGCCTGGAGCATGAAGTGCGCAGTGCTGGCTGGAAGGTGCGGCACCGCGGTGGGGTTTTCTTCAAGCCACTGGCTAACTTCCAGTTGGACAAAGGCTTGCAGGAAGGGTTGATCGATGACCGCTACATGGATGGCTGTCATGCCTTGGGCATGCAGTATCCGGAGCTTTGCGCGAGCATTTTCGTGGTCTGCGAGCATGCCATGGCGACAGGAGTGAACGCATGA